A window of Leptotrichia wadei contains these coding sequences:
- a CDS encoding NADP-dependent glyceraldehyde-3-phosphate dehydrogenase — protein MNYQNLVNGEWKDSKNTITIYSPVNGEELGTVPAMSREDVDYAMESARKALPAWRALSAVERAAYLNKAADILERDKDKIGENLAKEVAKGIKAAISEVVRTADLIRYAAEEGLRITGEFVNGGGFEAGSKRKYGAVKREPVGVVLAIAPFNYPVNLSASKIAPALIGGNVVIFKPPTQGSISGLLLTKVFAEAGIPAGVFNSVTGKGSEIGDYLIEHKEVNFINFTGSTPIGKKIGKLAGMRPIMLELGGKDAGIVLEDADLENAAKNIVAGAFSYSGQRCTAIKRVLVMDSVADKLANLIKEKVEKLTVGDPFDNADITTVIDTPSADFIEGLIKDAQEKGAKALTTVKREKNLIWPVVFDNVTTDMRIAWEEPFGPVLPIIRVKSVDEAVEIANKSEYGLQSAVFTKNFPLAFEIAEKLEVGTVHINNKTQRGPDSFPFLGIKGSGAGVQGIKYSIESMTRVKSIVFDI, from the coding sequence ATGAATTATCAAAATTTAGTGAATGGAGAATGGAAAGACTCTAAAAATACAATAACTATTTATTCGCCTGTAAATGGGGAAGAACTTGGAACAGTTCCAGCTATGTCAAGAGAAGATGTTGATTATGCTATGGAATCTGCTAGAAAGGCTTTACCTGCTTGGAGAGCTTTATCGGCTGTAGAAAGAGCTGCGTACCTGAATAAAGCTGCAGATATTCTTGAAAGAGATAAAGATAAAATTGGGGAAAATTTGGCAAAGGAAGTGGCAAAAGGAATTAAAGCCGCTATTTCAGAAGTTGTGAGAACTGCTGATTTAATTAGATACGCCGCTGAAGAAGGGCTTAGAATCACTGGAGAATTTGTAAATGGTGGCGGATTTGAAGCAGGAAGCAAGAGAAAATATGGAGCCGTAAAAAGAGAGCCAGTTGGGGTTGTACTTGCAATTGCACCGTTTAACTATCCAGTAAACTTGTCAGCATCTAAAATTGCACCAGCTTTAATTGGAGGAAATGTAGTAATTTTCAAACCGCCTACACAAGGGTCAATTAGTGGATTATTACTGACAAAAGTATTTGCAGAAGCTGGAATTCCAGCGGGAGTATTTAACTCTGTAACTGGAAAAGGTTCTGAAATTGGAGATTATTTGATTGAGCATAAAGAAGTAAACTTTATAAACTTTACAGGAAGTACGCCAATTGGGAAAAAAATTGGAAAACTTGCTGGAATGCGTCCAATTATGCTTGAATTAGGTGGAAAAGATGCTGGAATCGTGCTAGAAGATGCTGATTTGGAAAATGCCGCTAAAAATATCGTAGCAGGAGCATTTAGCTATTCTGGACAAAGATGTACTGCCATTAAAAGAGTACTTGTAATGGATTCAGTTGCAGACAAATTAGCAAACTTGATAAAAGAAAAAGTTGAAAAATTAACTGTTGGAGATCCTTTTGACAATGCTGACATTACAACAGTAATCGACACTCCATCAGCAGACTTTATTGAAGGATTAATAAAAGATGCACAGGAAAAAGGTGCAAAAGCATTGACTACAGTAAAAAGAGAAAAAAATCTAATTTGGCCAGTAGTTTTTGACAACGTAACAACTGATATGAGAATTGCCTGGGAAGAACCATTTGGACCAGTATTGCCAATTATTAGAGTAAAATCTGTAGATGAAGCAGTAGAAATTGCAAATAAATCAGAATACGGACTTCAATCAGCAGTATTTACAAAAAATTTCCCATTAGCATTTGAAATCGCTGAAAAATTAGAAGTAGGAACAGTACATATAAATAACAAGACTCAAAGAGGACCTGACAGCTTCCCATTTTTAGGAATCAAAGGTTCAGGAGCAGGAGTTCAAGGGATAAAATACAGTATAGAAAGCATGACAAGAGTTAAATCTATCGTATTTGATATATAA
- a CDS encoding undecaprenyl-diphosphate phosphatase translates to MFIDIIKVFILSLVEGLTEFIPVSSTGHMIIVDQFLQLSKNEEFANAFKIIIQLGAILSVVVYYWKRIFPFAKGLSQSQRMDIVQMWIKIVIAVLPAVVLGLLFDDVIDKVLFNSVVVAITLIIYGVILIWLESGEKKEGKITSITQMPIKTAIGVGLFQCLAMIPGTSRSAATIIGGVLLGLNRILATEFSFFLAIPTMLGATLLKLVKLGTALSGYEWFLIALGFVLSFIFAYAVIKVFMSYIKKHDFKVFGYYRIILGIIVLALYFVGVIK, encoded by the coding sequence ATGTTCATAGACATTATTAAAGTATTTATTTTAAGTCTTGTGGAAGGGCTTACAGAGTTTATACCTGTCAGCAGCACAGGACATATGATCATTGTAGATCAATTTTTGCAATTGTCGAAAAATGAGGAATTTGCAAATGCGTTTAAGATAATTATACAGCTAGGGGCAATTTTGTCGGTAGTTGTGTATTACTGGAAAAGAATTTTTCCGTTTGCAAAAGGGCTTAGTCAAAGTCAGCGGATGGATATTGTTCAAATGTGGATAAAAATAGTGATTGCAGTACTTCCAGCAGTTGTTTTGGGACTTTTGTTCGATGATGTTATTGATAAAGTGTTGTTTAATTCAGTAGTTGTGGCAATAACGCTGATTATTTACGGAGTTATACTTATTTGGCTGGAATCTGGCGAAAAAAAGGAAGGTAAAATTACTTCAATTACTCAAATGCCTATAAAAACTGCAATTGGAGTGGGGCTATTTCAATGCCTTGCGATGATTCCAGGTACTTCAAGATCCGCTGCTACTATTATTGGAGGAGTTTTGCTTGGATTAAATAGGATTTTAGCGACAGAATTTTCATTTTTCCTTGCAATTCCGACAATGCTTGGAGCAACACTTTTAAAACTGGTAAAACTGGGAACAGCATTAAGCGGGTATGAATGGTTTTTAATTGCATTAGGTTTTGTACTTTCATTTATATTTGCCTATGCCGTTATTAAAGTCTTTATGAGCTATATTAAAAAGCATGATTTCAAGGTATTTGGATATTATCGAATCATTCTTGGAATAATTGTACTGGCACTTTATTTTGTAGGAGTTATAAAATAG
- a CDS encoding coproporphyrinogen III oxidase, whose translation MIRANIEINQNKLEEFVRVLLPENYGIIFENSENNVEINVNFEKGKNVENFSKDCGKLENNKNKNAELITVNTALIDKNSGKILKKVTFSHKKINDEYFDQAEVMAKASLMELFDKKNKYKWGILIGVRPTKIVGRFLKMGLSYDEIDEILEKIYFVSDEKRKLLLDIVKRQAPYLDKETIGIYIGIAFCPTKCSYCSFPAYLLRGKYAERYDEYIGSIYHEIREIGQLTQELDLKINTIYIGGGTPSILTAKEIDKLLKTVKENYNLDYLKEFTFEAGRIDTMDEEKLSVIKNYGVNKISINPQSFNEKTLKIVNRYHNREQFDNVYKIAKNLGLEINMDLILGLPRENTEDILYTMDEISKYNMENLTIHNLAIKNASRLNKENYAHKDVLDYGKIYEKIGNITKNKGLFPYYMYRQKNSFQWGENLGYSLNGCESIYNIEMIEENKTIIGIGAGAITKLIWFDEEKNRYNIKRLVNPKDPLVWMNELKDRLEQKKFEIKRVFKKDFL comes from the coding sequence ATGATAAGAGCAAATATTGAGATTAATCAGAATAAACTTGAGGAATTTGTGCGTGTACTTCTGCCTGAAAATTATGGCATTATCTTTGAAAATAGTGAAAATAATGTGGAAATTAATGTAAATTTTGAAAAGGGTAAAAATGTGGAAAACTTTTCAAAAGATTGTGGAAAACTAGAAAATAATAAAAATAAAAATGCTGAATTAATTACTGTAAATACAGCATTGATTGACAAAAATAGTGGCAAAATCTTAAAAAAAGTGACATTTTCACATAAGAAGATAAATGATGAATATTTTGATCAGGCAGAAGTTATGGCAAAGGCCTCATTAATGGAATTGTTTGATAAAAAAAATAAATATAAATGGGGAATTTTAATAGGTGTACGTCCTACAAAGATTGTGGGACGATTTTTAAAAATGGGATTGAGTTATGATGAAATTGATGAAATATTGGAAAAAATATATTTTGTAAGTGATGAAAAGCGGAAACTTCTGCTAGACATTGTAAAACGTCAAGCACCATATTTAGACAAGGAGACAATAGGAATTTATATTGGGATTGCCTTTTGTCCTACAAAATGTTCATACTGCTCATTTCCAGCCTACCTGCTACGTGGAAAATATGCCGAAAGATATGATGAATATATAGGTTCAATTTATCATGAAATCCGTGAAATTGGGCAATTAACACAGGAACTGGATTTAAAAATTAACACAATTTACATTGGCGGAGGAACGCCTTCGATTTTAACAGCAAAAGAAATTGACAAACTTTTAAAAACAGTAAAGGAAAATTATAATTTAGATTATTTAAAGGAATTTACATTTGAAGCTGGAAGAATTGACACGATGGATGAGGAAAAATTATCAGTTATTAAAAATTATGGAGTAAATAAAATCAGCATAAATCCCCAGTCTTTTAATGAAAAGACGCTAAAAATCGTAAATCGCTACCATAATAGGGAACAGTTTGACAACGTTTACAAAATTGCTAAAAATCTTGGATTAGAAATAAATATGGACTTGATTTTGGGACTGCCGCGTGAAAATACAGAAGATATTCTGTATACGATGGACGAAATTTCAAAGTATAACATGGAAAATCTGACAATTCATAATTTGGCAATAAAAAATGCAAGCCGTCTTAATAAGGAGAATTATGCTCATAAAGATGTGCTGGATTATGGGAAAATTTATGAAAAAATTGGAAATATTACTAAAAATAAAGGGCTTTTTCCATATTATATGTATCGCCAGAAAAACAGTTTTCAATGGGGAGAAAATCTTGGATATTCATTAAATGGATGTGAGTCGATCTATAATATTGAAATGATTGAGGAAAATAAGACAATTATTGGAATTGGGGCTGGGGCGATTACAAAACTTATCTGGTTTGACGAAGAAAAAAATCGATATAATATAAAAAGGCTTGTAAATCCCAAAGATCCGCTGGTATGGATGAATGAGCTGAAAGATCGGCTGGAACAGAAAAAGTTTGAAATTAAAAGAGTATTTAAAAAAGATTTTCTGTAA